One Porphyromonas pogonae genomic region harbors:
- the gltA gene encoding NADPH-dependent glutamate synthase gives MTQEELIKARRSEPWRDELRKSISPKNRMSFPRVKMRELDPKARAKSLYDEVNRGLTKDQAMAEARRCIDCPAPGCISGCPVSIQIPTFIKLIEKGEFMNAASVLRETSSLPAVCGRVCPQEKQCESKCIYTLQLKKKAVAIGYLERFAADYEREHRSTEGKPVERPVPNGVKVAVVGSGPAGLSFAADMAKKGYEVTVFEALHEIGGVLKYGIPEFRLPNKIVDEEIDMLRELGVSFETNTIIGRTISYEELHEMGFKGIFVGSGAGLPNFMDIPGENLVGVMSSNEYLTRVNLMMAGDDDSDTPVFKGKSVAVVGGGNTAMDSVRTAKRLGAERVMIVYRRSEEEMPARIEEVKHAKEEGIEFLTLHNPVEYIGDERGRVVSMSLQKMELGEPDQSGRRKPVPIPGAIISIPVDEVIVSIGVSPNPLIPRSIPGLEITKWGTVVVNENNRTAIPDIYAGGDIVRGGATVILAMGDGRKAAAAMDAQLMDKQEEK, from the coding sequence ATGACACAGGAAGAATTAATCAAAGCACGCAGATCAGAGCCTTGGAGAGATGAGTTGCGCAAATCCATATCTCCAAAAAACAGAATGAGTTTTCCTCGTGTAAAGATGCGGGAGTTGGATCCCAAAGCACGAGCCAAAAGTCTGTATGACGAGGTGAATAGAGGACTTACCAAAGATCAAGCCATGGCAGAGGCTCGGAGATGTATCGACTGTCCTGCGCCGGGGTGTATCAGCGGTTGCCCTGTAAGTATTCAGATCCCTACGTTCATCAAACTGATAGAAAAAGGCGAGTTTATGAATGCCGCTTCTGTACTGAGAGAGACGAGCTCCCTACCTGCCGTGTGCGGACGAGTATGCCCTCAGGAGAAACAGTGCGAAAGTAAATGCATCTATACGCTTCAGCTTAAGAAAAAAGCTGTGGCAATCGGCTATCTGGAGCGTTTTGCTGCCGACTACGAGCGTGAGCACAGAAGTACCGAGGGCAAACCTGTGGAGAGGCCCGTACCCAATGGAGTCAAAGTAGCCGTGGTGGGTAGCGGCCCTGCCGGTCTGTCATTTGCCGCCGATATGGCTAAGAAAGGATATGAAGTTACGGTATTCGAAGCTTTGCATGAGATTGGCGGAGTTTTGAAATACGGTATTCCAGAGTTTCGTTTGCCCAATAAGATTGTGGACGAAGAGATAGATATGTTGCGTGAGTTGGGTGTGAGTTTTGAAACAAATACCATCATTGGGCGTACGATATCCTATGAAGAACTGCATGAGATGGGTTTCAAAGGTATATTTGTAGGCAGTGGTGCCGGACTGCCCAACTTCATGGATATCCCCGGAGAAAACCTTGTGGGGGTAATGTCTTCCAATGAATATCTCACTCGAGTGAATCTGATGATGGCGGGCGATGACGATAGCGATACTCCTGTGTTCAAAGGCAAGAGTGTAGCAGTAGTAGGAGGCGGAAATACGGCTATGGACTCTGTGCGTACAGCCAAGCGTCTTGGAGCAGAGCGTGTGATGATTGTATATCGTCGTAGTGAAGAAGAGATGCCTGCCCGTATAGAAGAAGTGAAGCACGCCAAAGAAGAGGGTATTGAGTTCCTCACCTTGCACAACCCTGTGGAATATATAGGTGACGAAAGAGGCAGGGTGGTTTCTATGTCACTGCAAAAGATGGAACTGGGAGAGCCTGATCAGAGTGGCAGACGCAAACCTGTACCTATACCCGGTGCTATCATCTCTATCCCAGTAGATGAGGTGATTGTAAGCATAGGCGTATCACCCAACCCGCTTATTCCCCGCTCGATCCCCGGACTTGAGATCACCAAATGGGGTACTGTGGTGGTGAATGAAAATAACAGAACTGCTATCCCGGATATCTATGCGGGAGGTGACATTGTACGTGGTGGAGCTACTGTGATCCTCGCTATGGGTGACGGACGCAAAGCTGCTGCGGCAATGGATGCTCAGCTTATGGACAAGCAAGAGGAGAAATAA
- a CDS encoding phosphoglycerate kinase — translation MTIDQFNFAGKRAFVRVDFNVPLDEKFNITDDTRIRAALPTLKKVLNDGGMLIIGSHLGRPKKAEDKFSLRHILNHVSELLGSEVKFADDCVSEEAAEMAKNLKPGEALLLENLRFYAEEEGKPRGLAEDASDDEKAAAKKSVKESQKEFTKKLAAMADCYVNDAFGTAHRAHASTALIAEYFDKDHKMFGYLMEKEVKAVEKVMNDINRPFTAIMGGSKVSSKIEIIENLLNKVDNLILTGAMTYTFAKADGGKIGSSLCEDDKLDLAREIVKQAKEKGVNLVLSEDALCGDKFSNDANTQVCDDKNIPDGWSGMDIGPKSIEKFKEVIKNSKTILWNGPTGVFEFDNFSQGSRAVGKAIAEATANGAFSLVGGGDSVACVNKFGLADKVSYVSTGGGALLEAIEGKVLPGIAAIEK, via the coding sequence ATGACTATTGACCAATTTAATTTTGCCGGTAAAAGAGCATTTGTACGCGTTGACTTCAATGTACCTTTGGATGAGAAGTTCAACATCACCGATGATACTCGCATCCGTGCCGCACTGCCTACACTCAAAAAAGTACTCAATGACGGGGGCATGCTCATCATCGGTTCGCATTTAGGTCGTCCCAAGAAAGCAGAAGACAAGTTCTCCCTTCGTCACATCCTTAATCATGTATCAGAGCTTCTGGGTAGTGAAGTAAAATTTGCTGATGACTGTGTGAGTGAAGAAGCTGCTGAAATGGCTAAAAACCTAAAGCCCGGAGAGGCTCTGCTTCTTGAAAACCTCCGCTTCTACGCTGAAGAAGAAGGCAAACCTCGCGGATTGGCTGAGGATGCGTCAGACGACGAGAAAGCCGCCGCTAAAAAATCAGTAAAGGAAAGTCAAAAAGAATTTACCAAGAAACTTGCGGCCATGGCAGATTGCTATGTCAATGATGCTTTCGGCACAGCACACCGTGCACACGCCTCTACAGCTCTTATCGCAGAGTACTTCGACAAAGATCACAAGATGTTTGGCTATCTGATGGAAAAAGAGGTAAAAGCTGTAGAAAAAGTGATGAATGACATCAATCGTCCGTTCACAGCTATCATGGGAGGATCTAAGGTGTCTTCAAAGATCGAAATCATCGAAAACCTTCTCAACAAGGTAGACAATCTTATCCTTACCGGAGCTATGACCTATACTTTTGCCAAGGCTGATGGAGGTAAGATAGGATCTTCTCTTTGCGAAGATGACAAATTGGATCTTGCCAGAGAGATTGTAAAACAAGCCAAAGAAAAAGGTGTAAACCTTGTGCTCTCTGAAGATGCTTTGTGTGGAGATAAGTTCAGCAATGATGCCAATACTCAAGTTTGCGACGACAAGAATATCCCCGACGGATGGTCCGGTATGGATATAGGTCCTAAGAGCATTGAAAAATTCAAAGAAGTTATCAAAAACTCCAAGACTATCCTTTGGAATGGTCCTACAGGAGTATTCGAATTTGACAACTTCAGCCAAGGCTCACGTGCAGTAGGCAAAGCTATAGCAGAAGCAACTGCCAACGGAGCATTCTCACTCGTAGGCGGAGGCGACAGTGTTGCCTGCGTAAACAAATTCGGACTTGCCGATAAAGTATCCTATGTATCTACAGGTGGTGGTGCTCTGCTCGAAGCCATCGAAGGCAAAGTACTTCCCGGCATTGCTGCCATAGAGAAGTAA
- a CDS encoding sulfide/dihydroorotate dehydrogenase-like FAD/NAD-binding protein produces the protein MNKIVTKEAFSDRVFKLVVEAPRIAKTRRAGHFVIVRVGEKGERIPLTIAQADPNAGTITLVIQAVGRSSQKLCALKEGDYIHDVVGPLGKSTEIRRDGTIVCAGGGVGVAPLLPIVEAFHNAGNRVIVVLAARTKDLIILEDQMRAVSDEVIIMTDDGSYGRKGLVTDGVEEVLKREKVDECVTIGPAIMMKFVSLLTKKYNIPTVASLNTIMVDGTGMCGACRVTVGGKTKFVCVDGPEFDAHEVDFDEMIMRLSSYRDLE, from the coding sequence ATGAACAAAATCGTAACCAAGGAGGCTTTTTCGGATCGTGTATTCAAATTAGTCGTTGAAGCCCCAAGAATCGCAAAAACGCGTAGAGCAGGTCACTTCGTTATAGTGCGTGTGGGCGAAAAGGGCGAGCGAATACCCCTGACCATAGCACAGGCCGACCCTAATGCCGGAACAATTACCCTGGTGATACAGGCCGTGGGTAGATCATCCCAAAAACTATGCGCCTTGAAAGAGGGCGACTATATTCATGACGTAGTAGGCCCTCTGGGCAAAAGCACGGAAATACGTCGAGACGGTACCATAGTGTGTGCCGGTGGTGGCGTAGGTGTGGCTCCGCTATTGCCTATAGTAGAGGCTTTTCACAATGCCGGCAACCGAGTGATAGTGGTACTGGCCGCTCGTACCAAAGATCTTATTATACTGGAAGACCAGATGCGCGCCGTGAGTGATGAGGTGATCATCATGACGGACGATGGCTCTTACGGACGTAAAGGACTTGTAACCGACGGTGTGGAGGAAGTGCTGAAAAGAGAGAAGGTGGATGAATGTGTGACTATAGGACCTGCCATCATGATGAAGTTTGTTTCCTTGCTTACAAAAAAATATAATATCCCTACTGTAGCCTCTCTCAATACCATTATGGTAGACGGTACCGGTATGTGTGGTGCATGCAGAGTCACTGTGGGCGGAAAAACAAAGTTTGTTTGTGTAGACGGCCCTGAGTTTGATGCCCATGAGGTAGATTTTGATGAGATGATCATGCGTTTAAGTTCATATAGAGATTTGGAGTAG
- the priA gene encoding replication restart helicase PriA, giving the protein MKYAEVILPLAVNGTFHYRIPFFLEDMVSVGKRVIVPFGTKRFYTGIVVSLSDALPMGITDAKLKNIDDVPDTPDQCIVNQDDIDLWYWVSSYYACSVGEVMHAALPAGLLPESKTIVKLNTSFEADSVLETTDQRILDLLDDAKGKELNMATLQKLVGKSAVTSFNRLIELGAICLQEQVLSRYTPRKRIFISLHPSYATDEEALCLLLDSLGRAVKQREVVEAMIDYCESVQLPLSTRIPRYLLSGRVPNAQSAIDALCKKGVLIKEELEVSRIISEAGQKPLPSSLGNNAPITHPKELSHGVTVYYAYNPHDKERFVVEHISRVIASGKQVLFLTPSAYNLPSSHHFIEQVEKASGGKLFYYNSSTSDAVKVELFRHLSRSSEPCVVLGMRAAVFVPMKNVGLIIVDEEHEYLYKQQNPAPRFHARDVALWLAKQRGCDVLLTSETPSAETLFNVLRGKYEIINCYHQDNIQDLNPTRDESVMIQTVNITEARDRKTMPRDSLVTPELKHEINRMLMLDKRVMILQNRRGYAPYIICNNCGSRVRCPHCDVSLTYYRNKKVLACRYCGFTDTVPQVCPSCGVHASEMRSNVELFHYAGYGSERVEDEIQTLFPEASIVRLDSDILQSSRKAQEAHEKIARGDVDIYVGTQMIKGQPVWDDVGLIAVPQLESILGFPDFRSYERAYQLLYQLILRSFFAGDQGNRPVKILIQTADPSNPFIQWLSKGNYSDFIKEQLAERKLLMFPPFVRMTIVIMKCYDEDIIEEAAQEYYALLEKNKKADIYILPPQKPSVSKIDLQYIRHIMLRRPLDVMFEEERKLLLTCKEYLYDNNATTRKVRIYFDVDPL; this is encoded by the coding sequence ATGAAGTATGCCGAGGTCATATTACCATTGGCCGTAAACGGCACATTTCATTATCGTATCCCCTTCTTTCTCGAAGATATGGTGTCGGTAGGAAAGCGTGTTATTGTTCCCTTTGGGACTAAACGCTTTTATACCGGCATCGTTGTTTCTTTATCTGATGCTTTGCCTATGGGCATAACGGATGCTAAGCTCAAGAATATTGATGATGTTCCGGATACACCTGATCAGTGCATCGTGAATCAGGATGATATTGATCTTTGGTACTGGGTGTCTTCCTATTATGCCTGCTCCGTGGGTGAAGTAATGCACGCTGCTCTGCCTGCCGGTCTGCTGCCCGAAAGCAAAACGATAGTGAAGCTAAATACATCTTTCGAGGCGGATTCTGTCTTGGAAACCACAGATCAGCGAATACTGGATCTATTGGATGATGCCAAAGGTAAAGAGCTTAATATGGCTACTTTGCAGAAGCTTGTGGGGAAATCTGCTGTGACGTCATTCAATCGCCTTATAGAGTTGGGTGCTATCTGCCTACAGGAGCAAGTCCTTTCACGTTACACACCTCGCAAGCGTATTTTTATCTCATTACATCCATCCTATGCCACTGATGAGGAAGCGCTGTGCTTGCTACTTGATTCTTTGGGTAGAGCTGTGAAACAAAGGGAGGTGGTAGAGGCTATGATCGACTATTGTGAGTCTGTGCAGTTACCTTTGTCTACCCGTATCCCTCGCTATCTGCTCAGTGGCAGAGTACCCAATGCCCAGTCTGCTATAGATGCTTTGTGTAAGAAAGGAGTTTTGATCAAAGAAGAGCTCGAGGTAAGCCGTATTATTAGTGAAGCAGGGCAGAAACCTCTACCATCGTCACTTGGTAACAATGCCCCTATTACTCATCCTAAAGAACTATCACACGGTGTAACGGTCTACTATGCTTATAACCCGCATGATAAGGAGCGTTTTGTTGTGGAGCATATCTCTCGTGTCATAGCATCCGGCAAGCAAGTATTGTTCCTTACCCCCTCGGCCTATAATCTGCCTTCGTCACATCATTTCATTGAGCAAGTGGAAAAAGCATCGGGAGGCAAGCTATTTTATTATAATTCCTCCACGTCAGATGCTGTAAAGGTGGAACTCTTCCGCCACTTGAGTCGGAGTAGCGAGCCTTGTGTGGTACTCGGTATGCGTGCCGCTGTGTTTGTCCCTATGAAGAACGTGGGACTGATCATTGTGGACGAGGAGCACGAATATCTCTATAAACAGCAAAATCCGGCTCCTCGCTTTCATGCACGTGATGTGGCATTGTGGCTGGCCAAACAAAGAGGTTGTGATGTATTACTTACTTCGGAAACGCCATCGGCCGAAACTCTTTTCAATGTACTGCGGGGTAAATATGAGATAATCAATTGTTACCATCAGGATAATATTCAGGATCTCAATCCCACTCGTGACGAGAGCGTAATGATACAAACGGTGAATATTACTGAAGCCCGCGATCGGAAAACGATGCCCCGTGACAGCTTGGTTACGCCGGAGCTAAAGCACGAAATCAATCGTATGCTGATGCTGGACAAGCGTGTTATGATCTTACAGAATAGACGAGGCTATGCACCATATATTATTTGTAACAATTGTGGGAGCAGAGTACGTTGCCCCCACTGTGATGTGAGCCTTACCTATTATCGAAATAAGAAGGTATTGGCTTGTCGCTATTGCGGATTTACAGATACGGTACCCCAGGTGTGCCCCTCATGTGGTGTGCATGCCTCTGAAATGAGAAGCAATGTAGAGCTTTTTCATTATGCCGGTTACGGATCAGAGCGGGTAGAGGATGAGATACAGACCTTATTTCCGGAAGCATCTATTGTGAGGCTGGATAGTGATATTCTCCAAAGCTCGCGCAAGGCGCAGGAAGCTCATGAAAAAATAGCTCGTGGCGATGTGGATATTTATGTGGGAACCCAAATGATCAAGGGACAGCCTGTCTGGGATGATGTGGGGCTTATAGCCGTACCGCAACTCGAATCCATCTTAGGATTCCCCGATTTCAGATCCTATGAGAGGGCTTATCAGCTATTGTATCAGTTGATATTGCGTTCTTTTTTTGCAGGAGACCAAGGGAATCGTCCGGTGAAGATACTTATCCAGACAGCAGATCCATCCAATCCCTTTATTCAGTGGCTGAGCAAGGGCAACTACAGTGATTTTATCAAAGAGCAACTCGCCGAGCGCAAATTGCTGATGTTCCCTCCCTTTGTGCGTATGACCATCGTGATCATGAAATGCTATGATGAAGACATCATTGAGGAGGCAGCTCAGGAGTATTATGCTTTATTGGAAAAGAACAAAAAGGCAGATATATATATCTTACCTCCTCAGAAACCATCGGTATCCAAAATAGACTTGCAGTATATACGGCATATTATGCTGCGTAGGCCTCTGGATGTGATGTTTGAAGAAGAACGAAAGCTTTTATTGACTTGCAAAGAGTATTTATATGACAATAATGCTACGACCAGAAAAGTGAGAATTTATTTTGATGTTGATCCTTTGTGA
- the pstA gene encoding phosphate ABC transporter permease PstA: MTTNISLRRTKDKIAKGVVIAFTILTVLPLFMIIGTIFYKGYKQINLSFFVEKSPSGLDALLAKATETVLPGGIANGIVGTLLMVFIASCIAIPTGIMGGIYLSENKDAHIAKTIRFFTDLLQGSPSIVIGIIVYAWFVVPMGGYSALAGALALSIMMLPLIIRSTEETVLRLPSTLKESALALGCPYRAAVLKIIVPSAMSGLLTGILLSISRIIGETAPLMMTALGSGIINWNIDRPSSAVPLLIWEFYNDPNLQDMIWSSSLFLLFVVLFFNILAKKLSAKWSIY, from the coding sequence ATGACCACAAATATAAGTCTTAGACGAACCAAAGATAAAATAGCCAAAGGGGTAGTGATCGCCTTTACTATCCTCACTGTATTGCCGCTTTTTATGATCATCGGCACTATCTTTTACAAAGGCTATAAACAGATCAACCTATCTTTTTTTGTGGAGAAATCTCCCTCCGGGCTGGATGCCTTGTTGGCAAAAGCTACAGAAACGGTATTACCGGGCGGTATTGCCAACGGTATAGTTGGTACATTGCTTATGGTATTTATAGCCTCATGTATTGCCATACCTACGGGTATTATGGGAGGCATCTACTTATCCGAGAATAAAGATGCGCATATTGCTAAGACAATACGCTTTTTTACCGACCTGCTTCAGGGCAGTCCTAGTATCGTTATAGGTATCATTGTTTATGCCTGGTTTGTAGTGCCTATGGGGGGATATTCTGCTTTGGCAGGGGCATTGGCATTGTCCATTATGATGTTACCGTTGATTATTCGCTCTACGGAAGAGACTGTACTCCGCTTACCTTCGACCTTGAAAGAGTCGGCTCTGGCACTGGGCTGTCCATACAGAGCGGCCGTGCTCAAGATTATAGTGCCTTCGGCCATGTCGGGGCTACTTACCGGTATCTTGCTTTCGATCTCACGTATCATAGGCGAGACGGCTCCCTTGATGATGACAGCTTTGGGTAGCGGTATTATCAATTGGAACATCGATAGGCCTTCCAGTGCCGTTCCCCTGCTTATCTGGGAGTTTTACAACGATCCCAATCTCCAAGATATGATCTGGAGTTCGTCACTATTCCTGCTGTTTGTTGTTTTATTTTTTAACATTTTGGCAAAAAAACTATCTGCTAAATGGAGCATCTACTAA
- a CDS encoding START-like domain-containing protein translates to MKKEKYQLEYVFDTVTKQSLWRHVSAPVGLESWFADNVDVQGSQYIFNWGDTQIDKANVLDLTEGERIRFKWENDATNDSYFEFAIHNMELTGGKTLEITDFATDDEKTDAIELWDSLVERLRKSLGAG, encoded by the coding sequence ATGAAAAAAGAAAAATACCAGCTTGAATATGTTTTTGATACGGTAACTAAGCAAAGTCTGTGGCGACATGTGAGCGCTCCCGTAGGTTTAGAGTCTTGGTTTGCCGACAATGTTGATGTTCAAGGTTCTCAATATATATTCAACTGGGGAGATACTCAGATTGACAAAGCAAATGTTTTAGACTTGACTGAAGGTGAAAGGATCCGGTTCAAGTGGGAGAATGATGCTACCAATGACTCTTATTTCGAATTTGCTATACATAATATGGAGCTCACGGGCGGTAAAACTCTTGAGATTACTGATTTTGCCACTGATGATGAAAAAACAGATGCTATAGAACTTTGGGACTCTCTTGTAGAGCGTTTAAGAAAAAGTCTTGGAGCTGGGTAG
- a CDS encoding C69 family dipeptidase → MKRNIDNDLRYVHEEYPSECTSVLIGKHMTSDGSMIAARSEDWNAMLAKNLKIYQDTDHGPDKFEARDSPFRCDLPAKALGYTALEPYHLPGHWGSAGFNSAGVGMSATESIFSNDNALKADPLEEEGIAENSVYNIVLPYVNTARGGVERLGELIEKYGVAEGFGIAFVDSKEIWYLETACGHRWLACRIPDDKYFVTGNQSRFREYDPKDKDNFMACNDLIEFAKNNLLYDHNVEDFDFHTAYARDIKLDTTYNYPRVWGLQAMFSPSIKNDVTKNTFPVFAHADKKLSLADVKQAFRFHYQGTEHDPYLHSNPKEKYRPVSIFRTTQTHILQVRQELPDAIGKINYVALGMAALAPFIPFYQGMTAYIDEFTKGTDCSSHDSAYWKFRKVQALGMVNFNRYAPIIQEVYNKWEEETAQRQKEMEGRYMTIHKTQPLYAKDLVQEFSENVMRSVLKVTDELIEDLFTRLTADIQAEYRFAGA, encoded by the coding sequence ATGAAAAGAAACATTGACAACGATCTTCGTTACGTCCATGAAGAATACCCTTCGGAATGTACTTCCGTTTTGATTGGAAAGCACATGACTTCAGACGGCTCTATGATAGCTGCACGCTCAGAAGACTGGAACGCCATGCTGGCCAAAAACTTGAAAATATATCAAGATACCGATCATGGCCCTGATAAGTTTGAGGCTCGTGATAGCCCTTTCCGCTGTGACTTGCCTGCAAAAGCTTTGGGCTATACTGCTCTTGAGCCTTATCATTTGCCTGGACATTGGGGCAGTGCAGGCTTTAATAGCGCAGGCGTGGGCATGAGTGCTACAGAAAGTATTTTTAGCAATGATAATGCTCTCAAGGCTGATCCATTGGAAGAGGAGGGGATTGCCGAAAACTCTGTATATAATATTGTGCTTCCCTATGTAAACACGGCTCGCGGAGGGGTTGAGCGATTGGGCGAACTCATTGAGAAATACGGTGTAGCAGAGGGATTCGGTATAGCATTCGTAGACAGTAAAGAAATCTGGTATCTCGAGACAGCATGCGGGCATCGTTGGCTGGCTTGCCGTATCCCTGATGATAAATATTTTGTTACCGGCAACCAAAGCCGTTTCCGAGAGTATGACCCTAAGGACAAGGATAATTTCATGGCATGTAATGATCTTATAGAGTTTGCCAAAAATAATCTGCTCTACGATCATAATGTTGAGGACTTTGACTTTCATACAGCTTATGCCAGAGACATCAAGCTTGATACCACTTATAACTATCCCAGAGTATGGGGGCTTCAGGCCATGTTTAGCCCTTCCATCAAGAATGATGTGACCAAGAATACCTTTCCCGTATTTGCACATGCCGATAAGAAGCTTTCTCTGGCGGACGTAAAGCAAGCTTTCAGGTTTCACTATCAAGGTACAGAGCATGATCCTTATTTACATAGCAACCCCAAGGAAAAGTATCGCCCCGTATCCATTTTCCGCACCACACAGACACACATCCTGCAAGTGCGTCAGGAGTTGCCTGATGCCATAGGTAAGATCAACTATGTGGCCTTGGGAATGGCTGCTTTGGCTCCCTTTATACCTTTCTATCAAGGCATGACTGCTTACATCGATGAGTTTACAAAAGGCACAGATTGTAGTAGCCATGATTCGGCATATTGGAAATTCCGCAAGGTTCAGGCTTTGGGTATGGTCAACTTCAATCGTTATGCTCCCATTATTCAGGAGGTCTATAATAAGTGGGAGGAAGAGACAGCCCAACGGCAAAAAGAGATGGAGGGCAGGTATATGACTATCCATAAAACACAGCCTTTGTATGCCAAAGATTTGGTACAGGAGTTTTCTGAGAATGTAATGCGCTCTGTGCTTAAAGTTACAGATGAGCTTATTGAGGATCTCTTTACCCGTCTTACGGCGGATATACAGGCTGAGTACCGCTTTGCCGGGGCCTGA
- the pstS gene encoding phosphate ABC transporter substrate-binding protein PstS: MKKVISIITVALLLMGCAGGKKENKGTSQLDGAGATFPLPFYTLAFKTYQEQGGPTVNYGAIGSGGGIRSLKDEIVDFAASDAFLKDDEATAMKPVIHIPTCMGAVVLAYNLDGVQDLKLTAEVISKIYLGEIKKWNDSAIKSINPGVNLPDKAITPVYRSDGSGTTYIFSDYLSKAYAPWKDKMGAAKSLKWSVGIAGKGNPGVAGVIAQTPGAIGYVGSEYSFSLNIPSAKVMNKAGNFISPSIESISASATGNIPEDTRTMITDADGAEAYPISCLTWILIYKDQNYKNRSIDKAHATVDMLKWILGSKAQELTPKVHYAPLPQNIIELALRQLNTVTYNGKALGDVAENKDKK; encoded by the coding sequence ATGAAAAAAGTAATTTCTATTATTACAGTTGCTTTACTCCTGATGGGGTGTGCAGGCGGCAAAAAAGAAAATAAGGGTACCAGTCAACTTGATGGTGCCGGTGCTACCTTTCCTTTACCATTCTACACATTAGCTTTCAAAACTTATCAGGAACAAGGCGGACCTACAGTAAACTATGGAGCTATCGGCAGTGGTGGCGGTATCAGAAGCCTCAAGGACGAGATTGTGGACTTCGCAGCCAGTGATGCTTTTCTCAAAGACGACGAAGCCACAGCTATGAAACCCGTAATACATATTCCTACCTGTATGGGTGCTGTGGTACTTGCATATAACCTCGATGGTGTGCAAGATCTCAAACTGACAGCGGAGGTGATATCAAAAATATATTTGGGTGAGATCAAGAAATGGAATGATAGTGCTATCAAGAGCATCAACCCCGGAGTCAATCTGCCCGACAAAGCCATCACTCCGGTATATCGCTCTGATGGCAGTGGTACTACTTATATATTTAGTGATTACCTCTCCAAAGCTTATGCCCCATGGAAAGACAAGATGGGTGCTGCAAAGTCACTCAAGTGGAGTGTAGGAATTGCCGGCAAAGGCAACCCCGGAGTGGCAGGTGTGATAGCCCAAACGCCCGGAGCCATAGGTTATGTCGGTAGTGAGTATAGCTTCTCGTTGAATATACCTTCTGCCAAAGTGATGAACAAAGCGGGTAATTTTATCAGCCCATCTATCGAGAGTATATCGGCATCAGCCACGGGCAATATCCCAGAAGACACCCGCACCATGATCACGGATGCTGACGGAGCCGAGGCATATCCTATCAGCTGCCTCACATGGATACTTATCTACAAAGATCAAAACTATAAAAACAGATCCATAGATAAAGCCCACGCTACTGTGGACATGCTCAAGTGGATTCTGGGAAGTAAAGCTCAGGAACTGACTCCCAAAGTGCATTATGCACCCCTGCCGCAGAATATTATTGAACTGGCGCTCCGACAACTCAATACCGTTACATACAACGGTAAGGCTCTCGGTGATGTCGCGGAAAACAAAGACAAGAAATAA
- the pstC gene encoding phosphate ABC transporter permease subunit PstC has translation MGHNYSIHSSLNNRHIRLSIFKDRIFRALLLVSGLIVLLVCIAMAVSLVKDSREAFRTFGFWGFISSSEWNPSPGAESYGALPFIVGTLVTSLLALVICIPFSLPVALFTGEYFRGTKVANIVSSLTDLLAGIPSIVYGLWGFYAFRPLIISLGINEQGFGIVTASLILSIMIIPYASSLSSQFIAMTPSGLKESAYSLGATRWEVIRSVIFPNSKTGIFAAYILALGRALGETMAVTMLIGNTNQIPQSLADTGNSMASLIANQFGEADGLKLSSLIAIALVLFLITAVINAVAKYIMKKTR, from the coding sequence ATGGGGCATAATTACTCTATTCATTCATCATTGAACAACCGCCATATCAGACTTAGTATTTTCAAAGATAGGATATTCAGAGCTCTGCTTCTTGTGTCCGGGCTTATAGTCCTGCTAGTCTGTATAGCTATGGCTGTGAGTTTGGTCAAAGACAGTCGTGAAGCTTTTCGCACATTTGGTTTCTGGGGATTTATCAGCTCATCAGAGTGGAATCCTTCTCCCGGTGCAGAGAGTTACGGAGCTTTGCCTTTTATCGTGGGTACATTGGTGACGTCCTTACTGGCTCTTGTTATCTGTATCCCTTTTTCTCTGCCCGTAGCTTTATTTACGGGAGAGTATTTCAGAGGTACCAAAGTCGCAAACATCGTGAGCTCACTCACGGATTTACTTGCGGGGATACCATCGATTGTCTATGGCTTATGGGGATTCTATGCTTTCAGACCTCTTATTATTTCATTGGGTATCAATGAGCAGGGGTTTGGTATCGTTACTGCATCACTCATATTATCCATTATGATCATACCTTATGCTTCATCTTTGAGTTCACAGTTCATCGCTATGACACCTTCGGGCCTCAAAGAGTCGGCATACAGTCTCGGTGCTACTCGGTGGGAAGTGATCAGATCGGTTATTTTCCCCAATTCAAAGACCGGTATCTTCGCTGCATATATCCTTGCTCTGGGGCGAGCTTTGGGCGAGACTATGGCCGTGACTATGCTCATTGGCAATACCAATCAGATACCCCAAAGCCTTGCCGATACAGGCAATAGTATGGCGAGTTTGATAGCCAATCAGTTTGGTGAGGCTGACGGCCTCAAACTAAGCTCTCTGATAGCCATAGCACTGGTGCTCTTCCTCATTACAGCGGTGATCAATGCTGTAGCGAAATATATAATGAAGAAAACACGATGA